GATCATGGGCCTTATCAACCATACAGCATTTGCAAGCGGGTTGTTTGCAGAGAGCGGACCCGGCGGAATCAAGGTGAGGCTGGCACCGTATAAACACTATTACACGGTAAATGAAAAGGAGGACTTCATTCACGTCTTTGCCCATATCATGGAAGGGCGAACGGACCAACAAAAGAGGGCGCTCTCTGACATGGTAGTGAGCGCCCTGAAGGAGTTATTTCCTGATGTACCCGTGGTATCCATGAATGTGTATGAGTTCGATAAAGCCTCGTACACAAACCGAAACATGGTGACTTGATTCCTTATCAACCGGCATTACCACCTTTATCTTCTTCTCCAAGCCAATCCCATGCCTCGTTCATTTCAGGTAC
This sequence is a window from Flavobacteriales bacterium. Protein-coding genes within it:
- a CDS encoding 5-carboxymethyl-2-hydroxymuconate Delta-isomerase yields the protein MPHFIVDCSESILTQKSPDEIMGLINHTAFASGLFAESGPGGIKVRLAPYKHYYTVNEKEDFIHVFAHIMEGRTDQQKRALSDMVVSALKELFPDVPVVSMNVYEFDKASYTNRNMVT